The genomic interval TTGCAAAAAATTAACATAAAATACGAGTATTCGTGTTGTTATTGTTCAGGCAAGTAGGTTTTAAATGTTCCGTTTTTATAAAAAACAACCATTTTCTCTATTGCAGGTTCCGTTGTGTTTTGTGAATCAGGAATATGTATAGTCTTGTTTTTCTCCTGTGTTGGAGCAGTAGTTTTTATTTTTTCAGAACTAAATAAATCATTTATTTTTTCAGTTTCTGGAACTTGAAGATTACTCTTGTTATCCGTAATTAAAGGTTCTTCATTTCTTTTTGGAAACTGTCCCTTTCCGTTTAAGATCCAATACAAATCTACTTCAGGGAACTCTTCTAGAATCTTTAGAATAAAGTCTAAACTGGGTTTATTTCTACCTGAAAGAAGGTGAGATAAACTAGAGCGTTGCACACCTATTTTATCTGCAAATGCAGAAGCGTTTAAACTGTAGTAATCCAGTATAACCTCTAATCTTTTTATAAAATCATCTGTGTTTACCATTGTGAAATACTTTTGTTAATTCGGTTGTTACAAATGTAATCAATTCAGTTGTAACAAGCAAAATTACAATTGCAAAACGATTTAAAACACATTTTACATATAAAGTTAAGCTTATTGTCGCGAACACTATAACATTGATTTACAATTATTTAGTTACGATTAAATGAATTAGTAACATTTGTTAATTAGTGCATGGGAATAAGAAGGGGTTTCAGCTAATAATATGTTTACAAAATTAATTTTGACGCTCAAATCATTGTTTACAATTGTAAAAATAAAGATGTTTACTTTTGTAAATTAAATATTTGTATTATGAATTTAGAACAATTGTTCACTGAAAATAAAGAACAATCTATAAATGGAAGGTATTTGACTTTAGATGAAGTTGAGCCACTTTTGAAGCAATTAAGTGAGATTGGTGAGTTGTCAATAATAGGTAAATCTGTTTTAGAAGAGTCTATTTATAAGTTTCAAATTGGGACTGGAAAAATCAAAATTTTTCTTTGGTCACAGATGCATGGTAATGAAAGTACAACGACTAAAGGTCTTTTTGATTTTTTTAATTTGTTGAAAAGCGATTCGGATTTAGCAAAGCAATTATTAGCTAATTTCACTTTTTGTGTACTACCAATGCTTAATCCTGATGGCGCAAGATTGTACACTCGTGAGAATGCCAATAAAGTTGATTTGAATAGAGATTCTCAGGATTTGACTCAGCCTGAAAGTCAATTATTGCGTGAAACGTTTGAATTGTTTAAACCAGATTATTGTTATAATTTACATGATCAACGTACTATTTTTGGTGTAGATATGACCGGAGTCCCTGCAACTATGTCATTTTTAGCTCCTTCCTATAATGAAGAGCGGGAAGTAAATTATTCTAGGCTAAAAGCTATTGAGCTTATAGCTGGGATTAATGCCGTCTTACAGGAGTTTATCCCTGGTCAAGTAGGGCGTTTTGATGACTCCTTTAATATTAACTGCATTGGGGATACATTTCAACATCTAGGAGTGTCTACATTATTATTTGAAGCAGGACATTTTCAAGGTGATTATCAGCGTGAAATTACACGAAAATTTGTTTTCATGTCTTTATTGGCGAGTTTTAAGATACTTAGCGAAAACGATGTAGATCTTAAAGGAATTGAAGATTATTTAATTATTCCTCAAAATAAGCAGTCTTTTTATGATTTTATATACAAAAACATAAAAATAAATTATGATGGTATTGAAAAAATAACGAATTTTGCTGCACAATACAAAGAGGAATTAGTTAATGGTGTAATTGTTTTCAATGCCTATATTGTTGAGATTGGAGAATTAGAAAACCGCTTTGGTCATTTTGTTTATGATGCTAAAGGAGCAAAATATAGTGACGAAGAGGTGAATTTTCCACAATTAAACAAAAAAGCAAGTTTCTGTTTAGAAAATAATATTAAATTTGTTAATGGATTGATAAAAAAGTAATATTTTGCATCTGTTTTTCATTTTTATGTATATTTTTATACTTTGTAAGTGCTGATAATAAATTAATTAAAGAAATATGAGTAAGTTCCGTTTAGATGAAGTTGATCATCAAATTTTAGACATGTTAATTGATAACACTAGAGTACCTTTCACAGATATTGCGAAAAAGTTATTAATTTCTGCTGGTACAGTACATGTTAGGGTAAAGAAGATGGAAGATGCTGGTATTATTATGGGCTCTTCTTTGGTTTTAGATTACGATAAACTAGGTTATTCATTTATTGCTTACGTAGGAGTTTTTCTAAATAATACTTCTCAGACTAAATTTGTTTTAGAACGTATTAATGAAATCCCTTTTGTTACTGTTGCCTCAGTTACTACAGGAAAATTTAATATATTTTGTAAAATTAGAGCAAAAGATACCAAGCATGCTAAAGATGTAATCTTTATGATTGATGATATTGACGGTGTATATAGAACTGAAACTATGATTTCTCTAGAAGAGAGCATTAACGACAAGAAGCGTTTGATGCATACTATCTTCAAAAACATGTAATTGACTTAAATGCTATATTTTAAATATAACCTTAAGTTAATTCTTGAGGTTATTTTTTTATAAACCCATCAAAAAAATAAAATAATATATGTACATACACCCTAAAATTGAGCGATTTAACCAAAATGTTCTTTCGAAATACAATATATATAATAGTGTTTTTATAACCTTACCATTTGACTCAATCGATAATACTGGAGTAATGCTTCCTTTGTTTACTGATGTATGTGAAACTGGATTTAAAAAACAAGAAACTCCAAAAGAAATTATGGAGTTCTTTTCTAATAAATATTTACACAGCAATAACGAAAAAGATAAAATTGATTTGATGTTTCGTTTTATTCAATATATTGAACGTCAAATTGTTTTGTTTGATGCAGTTGAAGATGCTTCTTTTTCTGTAGTGAATAATATGGAAGGAAGAGGTTCTTTGAGAGATATTAAAGAAAAGGCAGATGCTAAAGGAAAACAAGAAGAATTAATTGAATTCTTTAAGAATTTCAATGTTAGAACTGTTTTAACGGCACATCCTACTCAGTTTTATCCCGGGGCTGTTCTGGGTATTATCAATGATTTAACTGAAGCAATAAAAGAAAATGATTTATTAGGAATCAAACAACTTTTAGCTCAATTAGGAAAAACA from Flavobacterium ovatum carries:
- a CDS encoding helix-turn-helix transcriptional regulator, yielding MVNTDDFIKRLEVILDYYSLNASAFADKIGVQRSSLSHLLSGRNKPSLDFILKILEEFPEVDLYWILNGKGQFPKRNEEPLITDNKSNLQVPETEKINDLFSSEKIKTTAPTQEKNKTIHIPDSQNTTEPAIEKMVVFYKNGTFKTYLPEQ
- a CDS encoding M14 metallopeptidase family protein; translation: MNLEQLFTENKEQSINGRYLTLDEVEPLLKQLSEIGELSIIGKSVLEESIYKFQIGTGKIKIFLWSQMHGNESTTTKGLFDFFNLLKSDSDLAKQLLANFTFCVLPMLNPDGARLYTRENANKVDLNRDSQDLTQPESQLLRETFELFKPDYCYNLHDQRTIFGVDMTGVPATMSFLAPSYNEEREVNYSRLKAIELIAGINAVLQEFIPGQVGRFDDSFNINCIGDTFQHLGVSTLLFEAGHFQGDYQREITRKFVFMSLLASFKILSENDVDLKGIEDYLIIPQNKQSFYDFIYKNIKINYDGIEKITNFAAQYKEELVNGVIVFNAYIVEIGELENRFGHFVYDAKGAKYSDEEVNFPQLNKKASFCLENNIKFVNGLIKK
- a CDS encoding winged helix-turn-helix transcriptional regulator; protein product: MSKFRLDEVDHQILDMLIDNTRVPFTDIAKKLLISAGTVHVRVKKMEDAGIIMGSSLVLDYDKLGYSFIAYVGVFLNNTSQTKFVLERINEIPFVTVASVTTGKFNIFCKIRAKDTKHAKDVIFMIDDIDGVYRTETMISLEESINDKKRLMHTIFKNM